CGTCGGGTCGGCCGGGCAGCCCACCGAGCCGGGCCGGTCGGCGTCCACGACGGCGGTGATCTGCGCAGGCGACGCCTCGGCCGAGGTGTAGGTGTTGGTGATGGCGGCCCGGGGCAGGACCTTGGCCAGGGCGGCGGCGACCGGACCCGGCAGGGCGGCGGCGGTGCAGCTGACCAGGAGGACGCCGGAGAGGTCCCGGCGGCCGGCGACGGCGCTGTTGACCAGTTCCACGGCCATCGAGGGCACCAGGAAGACGGTGCCGACGCCGAGCTCCTCCACCGTGCGCCCGAACTCCTCGGCGTCGAAGAGCGGCAGGCAGACGGTGGTGGGGTGGCCGGTGAGGGCGTTCACCAGCACGACCTGGGCGGCGTTGGTGCCGATCGGGAAGGCGTGCAGCGCGTAGCGGGAGTGTGCGTACGGGCGGGGCCTGGGGTTGAGCGCCAGGCCGGCGGTCAGGCTGGCGTGGGCGGCGAGCACGCCCTTGGGCGCGCCGGTGGTGCCGGAGGTGCCGACGATCTGGGCCGGGTCCTCGGGCGCGGGCCGGTGCGGCGGCTCGGCGGGGCAGGGCCCGGTGGCGGCCGTGAGCTCTTCGAGCCGGAGATCGACGGTGCCGGCCGCGGGCGGGCGGGCCGCACCGCGTACGGCCGTCCTGGCGCCGGCGAGCGTCAGCAGCGCGGCGGCGTCGGTCGCGGAGAGGTCCTCGCGGACGGCCAGTGCGACGCCGCCCGCGTACTGGACGGCCATGAAGGCCACCGCGTACCGCTCCCACTCCCGGTTCGCGAACAGCAGCGCGACCCGGTCGCCGGGGCGGACCCCGGCCCGGGCCAGTGCGTGCGCGGCCCGGACCGCGTCCTGCCGCCACTGCCCGTAGGTGACGGAGCCGCCGCCGGTGACCAGCAGGGCGACCCGCTCGGGGTGGACCAGTGCGCGGTGGTCCAGCAGGTCGGGCAGGGTGAGAGGGGCCGGTGCGGGGCTGATGGCTACTCCAGGTGCGGTGACGGGCCGCCGGCGGCGCGGACGCGGCTCGGCCGGCATCGAACTCCGGTCGTTCGGGGCTCATCTGACGCCGTGTGCCGGTGCCGGGATCGCCGTGTGGCGCGTGCCGAGGCGGCTCGGATATGGTCTGGACCACTACGTGCCGGGGGAGAGTAGCGCGCCTGTGTCGCGCTTCTGTCGCACGTTTTTGTCACGCCGTCCACACTTCGTCCGCACACGTGCCGGACGCCGCCGTCCGTGCCCGGCCCCGCCTGCCGGGGGGAGGACCGGCGGGCCGGGCACGGAGAAGGGGGAGCCGCCATGCCCGCCACCACCCCGGCCGCCACGCCCGCCGCCACCGCCGCCCCGGCCCTCACGATCCCCGTCGTCGCCCCGGCCGTGGGCGCCCGGCTGACCGCCCTGCTCGCCGCGCCCGGCCGGTACCGGACCCGATGGCTGCGGCACGTCGCCCGCTCGACCCCCGGGCGGATCAACCAGGCGGCCGTCACCCGGGTGCTCGCCGAATGGCTCTGGCTCAACGGCGAGGCGGCCCAGAGCGACCTGCTGCCGCGCGCGCTGCGCGACCGGGTCTCCCGGGCGCTGGGCGGCCGCTCGCTCTCCGCCGCCACCCTGCGCCTGTTCGTCGCGGCATTCGCGATGACCGCCGCCGACGAGGCCGGGCTCTGGGAGCTCTTCGACGGCGCGGGGACGGGCGACGGTCACCCGGCCCGCGGCTGCCCGCCGAGCTGCCCCGGCCCGGAGGACTGACCCGTCGCCCGTCGCCCGTCGCCCGTCACCCGTGGCCCCGTGGCCCGCTGCGCCGCGGTCCGTCGATCTGCGGCCCGTCGCCCCGTGGCCCTGCCCGGCACCCGGCGGCCCCGCCCCGTCCGGTCGGCCCCCGCACTCCTCCGTCCGGGTGGTGTGCGGCACGGCGTCGGGCCCGCCGGGCGCCGCTCGGGCACGATCGTGAAGCCCAGCTGTGGCGGCCCTTAAGAATTCCTCGATGGACCGCACCCGCCCCCACCAGGCAGATTGCACCTTGTCCGGTGCGGCGCCCAGCGGTAGCAGCCGTCGCCCGCCGGGCCCCGCCGGCCTGCCCACACCAGGCCGCCCCCTCGTGCGTCAGGAGCCGCCGCAGTGAAGGCACTCGTCAAGCAGAAGGCCGAGCCGGGACTCTGGCTGACGGACGTCCCCAAGCCCGCCATCGGCCCCGGCGAGGTGCTGATCAGGGTGCTGCGCACCGGCATCTGCGGCACCGACCTGCACATCCGCAACTGGGACGGCTGGGCGCAGCAGACCATCCGCACGCCGCTGACGCTCGGTCACGAGTTCGTCGGGGAGGTCGCCGAAGTCGGTGCGGCCGTCGCGGACATCGGCGTCGGTGACCTGGTCAGCGGTGAGGGTCACCTGGTCTGCGGCAAGTGCCGCAACTGTCTGGCGGGGCGCCGCCACCTGTGCCGCAACACCGTCGGCCTGGGCGTCGGCCGCGACGGCGCGTTCGCCGAGTACGTGGCACTGCCCGCCGCCAACGTCTGGGTGCACCGGGTGCCGGTCGACCTGGACGTCGCGGCGATCTTCGACCCCTTCGGCAACGCCGTGCACACCGCACTGTCCTTCCCGCTGGTCGGCGAGGACGTGCTGATCACCGGTGCCGGTCCGATCGGCATCATGGCCGCCGCCGTCGCCAAGCACGCCGGTGCCCGCAGCGTGATGATCACGGACGTCAGCCCGTACCGCCTGGATCTGGCCCGCAAGGTCGGCGTGACGCTGGCGCTGAACGTCGCCGAGCACACCATCGAGGAGGGCCAGCAGCAGCTGGGCCTGCGCGAGGGCTTCGACGTGGGCCTGGAGATGTCCGGGCGTCCCGAGGCGATGCAGTCGATGATCGCCAACCTGACGCACGGCGGCAGGATCGCCATGCTGGGCCTGCCCGCCGAGGACTTCCCGGTCGACTGGGCCCGGATCGTCACCTCGATGATCACCATCAAGGGCATCTACGGCCGGGAGATGTTCGAGACCTGGTACGCGATGTCCGTGCTCCTGGAGGGTGGACTCGACCTCAGCCCGGTGATCACCGGCCGCTACCCCGCCGCCGACTTCGAGGCCGCCTTCGACGAGGCCGCGAGCGGCCGCTGCGGCAAGATCATCCTCGACTGGACCGTCTGAGTCTCCGCACCGTCCGAACCCACACCCGGGAGCCAGTAGACATGTTCGACTCCGTGCGCGACGACATCGCGACCACCCTCGACGAGATCCGCGAGGCCGGCCTCTTCAAGCCCGAGCGGGTGATCGGCACCCCGCAGAGCGCCGCCGTCACCGTCACCGCCGGCGGCCGCCCGGGAGAGGTGCTGAACTTCTGCGCGAACAACTACCTGGGCCTCGCCGACCACCCCGAGATCCTCGCCGCCGCCAGGGACGCGCTGGACCGCTGGGGCTACGGCATGGCCTCGGTCCGCTTCATCTGCGGCACCCAGGACGTCCACAAGCAGCTGGAGGAGCGGCTCTCAGCCTTCCTCGGCCAGGAGGACACCATCCTGTACTCCTCCTGCTTCGACGCCAACGGCGGCGTCTTCGAGACCCTGCTGGACGAGCGCGACGCGGTCATCTCCGACGCCCTCAACCACGCGAGCATCATCGACGGCATCCGGCTCAGCAAGGCCCGCCGCCACCGCTACGCCAACCGCGACCTGGCCGACCTGGAGAAGCAGCTCCAGGCCACCCAGGACGCCCGCCGCCGCCTGATCGTCACCGACGGCGTCTTCTCCATGGACGGCTACGTCGCCCCGCTGCGGGAGATCTGCGACCTGGCCGACCGCTACGACGCGATGGTGATGGTCGACGACTCCCACGCGGTCGGCTTCGTGGGCCCCGGCGGGCGCGGCACCCCCGAACTGCACGGTGTCATGGACCGCGTCGACATCATCACCGGTACTCTGGGCAAGGCCCTCGGCGGCGCCTCCGGCGGCTACGTGGCCGCCCGCCGGGAGATCGTCGCCCTGCTGCGCCAGCGCTCGCGCCCGTACCTGTTCTCCAACTCGCTCGCCCCGGTGATCGCCGCCGCCTCGCTGAAGGTGCTGGACCTGGTGGAGGAGTCGAACGAGCTGCGCGAGAAGCTCAGCGCCAACACGGCGCTGTTCCGCTCGTCGATGACCGAGGCCGGATTCGACATCCTGCCGGGTGACCACCCGATCGCCCCGGTCATGATCGGCGACGCGGCGAAGGCCGGCCGGCTCGCCGAACTGCTGCTGGAGCGCGGCGTGTACGTGATCGGGTTCTCGTTCCCGGTCGTGCCGCACGGCGCGGCCCGGATCCGGGTCCAGCTCTCCGCGGCGCACTCCACCGAGGACGTCCAGCGCGTGGTGGCGGCCTTCGTCGACGCCCGCGCCGCCCTGGGGGAGTAGACCGGCCGGCCCCTGGTGCACGACCACCCGGGCCTCCGGGCCCGAGAACCCGCGGCCCGCCCGTCCCGAGTCGGGCGGGCCGCGGGTCCGCACCCCGTGCCGCGTCGGTGGACCGGGCCGGGCCGGGCCGGACCGGGCCCGCTCAGACGGGCTCGGGGGCCGCGTCGGCCCGGGTGTGCGCGAGGGCCGCGGGCCGCGGTTCGCCCGGGTACCGCACGAACGCCTTCGCGTCGGCCAGCTCCGTCGCCGCCGCGGCCTCCAGCACGTCCAGGTAGCCGAACGCGTCCTCGCCGACCGGGAGCCGCAGCGGCGTCCCGCTCGTCGCCACCAACCGGCGCACCAGCGCCGCGAAGTCCTCGGGGCGGTTCAGCTCGTCGTTGCGTTCCATACCGCGCAGTGAGTCCAGCATCGGGCCGACCACCGACCCGTAGGCCGGAACGCCGGCGGCGGCCTGCCGCATGGACGTCCCGTACCGGGTCGCGAAGCCGCCCGGCTCCAGGACCGTCACCCGGACGCCGAACGCCGCCGCCTCGGTCGCGAGCGCCTGGCTCATCCCCTCCAACGCGTACTTGCCGGCGCTGTACGCGGCCAGACCCGGGAACGACGTCCGCCCGGCGAGGGAGGAGACGTTGACGACGTGTCCGCCGCCCTGGGCCCGCATCAGCGGCAGGACCTCGCGGGTGAGCCGCCAGGGAGCGACCACCAGGAGCTCCAGCTGCGCCCGCAGCTCGTCGTCGGAGACCTCCTCGACCGCGCCGAACAGCCCGCTGCCCGCGTTGTTCACCAGGACGTCCAGCCCGCCCAGCCGCTCGACGGCGAGCTCGACCACGGCTCGGCACTGCTCGGCGTCGGTCACGTCGACCAGGGCCTCGGTGATCCGCCCCGGGAACTCCTCGAGGAGCGGCGCCAGCGCTCCCGGGCGCCGGGTGGTGGCCACCACGCGGTCCCCGGACCGCGCCACCTCCTCGGCGAGCGCGTACCCCAGCCCGGACGAGCAGCCCGTCACCAGCCAACGTCTTGTCATCCTCATGCCCTTCGTCGCGGAGTGCGGGCACCCACGATAGAAACGGAACGCTCCGTTCGTCGCGGGAGCGCACGACGGCGCCAGAGGCGGGACAGGCGTGCGGACGGCGCACGACAAGCGCGCGCCGCCGCCCCGGCGGGGAGCACCCCGGTCCGGCTCCGGAACGTGCCGCGGGCCCGGACGTGTCGCCTGCGGGTGCGGGTGCGGGTGCGGGTGCGGGTGCGGGTGCCGGTGCCGCTGCCCCGGCACCGGGCCGGGCCCGGCCCTGGCAGAATTGCCGTGTGATCGACGCCCGACGGCTGCGGACCCTGCGGGCCGTGGCCGACCACCGCACCGTGACGGCGGCAGCCGCCGCCCTCTACCTGACGCCCTCCGCCGTCTCCCAGCAGCTGGCCGCCCTCGAACAGGAGACCGGCCACGACCTGCTCGCCCGGGACGGCCGCGGTGTACGGCTGACGGCCGCCGGGGAGATCCTGCTCCGGCACGCGGACGTGGTGCTCGCCCAGCTGGAGCGCGCCGAGGCCGACCTGGCCGCGTACAGCGCCGGGGTCGCGGGTGAGGTGACCGTGGCGTCCTTCGCCACCGGCATCGCGCTGGTGCTCGCCCCCGCGATCCGGGCGCTGGCGGCGCAGGCACCCGGCGTGCGACTGAAGGTGCTGGACGCCGAGGGGGACGCCAGCCTGCCGATGCTGCTGGACGGCCGGGCCGACCTCGCCGTCGCGGTCGAGTACCGGGGCGCCCCGCAGGCGGACGACCTGCGGCTGACCCGCGTCCCGCTGTACGCCGAGCCGTTCGAGGCCGTGCTGCCCCTGGAACACCCGCTGGCCGCCGGCGGACGCCCGTCCGTGCTCACCGCCGGCCCCGGTCGCACCGCCGACTCCGGTCCGGTCGCCGGCTCCGGACCAGCCGCGTCCCTCGTCGCTCCCGGTGTCATCGACCTCGCGGATCTCGCGGCCGAACCCTGGATCGGCCCCTACCCGGGCAATCCCTGCCACGACGTCGTCCTGCTGGCCTGCGAGCACGCGGGCTTCCAACCCCGGCTGGTGCACTCCTCGGACGACTTCCACGCGGTCCTCGCGCTGGCATCGGCCGGCGCCGGGGTCGCGCTGGTGCCCCGCTCGGCGCTGCGCGGCGCGGACCTCTCCCGGGTCGCCGTACGGCCGGTGGACAGCGCGCTCGCGACCCGCAAGGTCTTCGCCGCCGTCCGGGCCGGAGCCGAGGGGCACCCCTTGCTCCGCCCGGTCCTGGCGGCGCTCGCCGAGGCGGCGGCCCGGACGGCCGACCGGGCCGCCGCGGGGGCGGGCTGAGCGGCGGGCGGCACCGCACGCGTCATCCGCCCGCGGCGTCCTCCGCCTCCCAGCGCAGCAGGTCGCCCGGCTGGCACTTGAGCACCTCGCAGAGCGCGGCGAGCGTCGCGAAGCGCACCGCCTTGGCACGGCCGTTCTTGAGCACCGCCAGGTTGGCGGGTGTGATCCCCACGCGCTCCGCGAGCTCGCCCACGGACATCTTCCGCCTGGCCAGCATCACATCGATGTCGACGGTGATCGGCATCAGATGACCTCGTCCAACTCGGCCTGCATCTGCGTCGCTTCCACGTCGCGCGCGACGGCCTGGGCGAGCAGCATCCGCAGCACGAGGACGATGAGCGCGACCCCCAGGACGGCCATGCCGACCCCGCCCATGATGAGGGTGACACCCGGGTCCTCCCGTTGGCCCGGCGCGTTGACGGCCGTGACCGCGAACCACACGAGGGCAGCGGCCACGATCGCGCCGATCACGGCGTCCACGTACCGGAAGGCGGTGGGGGAGAAGACGGTTCCGCGTCGTACCATCGCCACCAGCCGCCATACGCTGACCAGGGCGACCTGGGCCGTCACCATGCCCAGGATCGTGATCACGCGCAGCGTGGTCAGCGGGAGCGACCCGTCCTCCGGGTCGTTCCCGCCGACCAACGCCCACACCAACCCCGCCTGTACGAACACGGTGCCGGCCAGCAGCACCACGAGCACGGCGCGCAGCGCACGCACTGTCAGCTTTCCCATGACCCAACCTTCCATCGATTTGCGATGGAAATCTATCGAAAATCGATAGATGAGGCAAGGGTGGGAACGCCCCCTCGGCGGCGGCCTCGCGTCGCTGCGGCGGGCCGTGGCTCCCGTCCGTGGCCCGGCGTTCGGGCTCACCGTCCCGCACCGTGCCGGAGTCGACCGCACGCGGGTGCGCATCGGCCGCCACCCGGCCCCGCCGGAGCAGTGGTCCGGACCGGTCGGCTCGGATTCGCCGCCGGTGTCGCCCCGGCCGCTCCCGATCATCGTCGGAACCTGAAGGCGACGTCGTCCCGACGATGCCGGTTTCGGACGGTACGGGTCGGTTCAGGCTTCACGACATCGTTGCGCATGATCGAAGACCGAGAACAACACTGTGCCTGCTCAGCGCAGTTGACCAGTTGCCCGCGCCCCGGTGGTTGACGACGTGGGCGCGCGCGGAGCCGGGGGATTACAACTCCTGAAGTCCGACGGCCGATTCGGTCCGGGCCGTTGACAACGTTGCCTAGCTCATCTTTGCTTACCCGCATACGAGCCCCCACCTGTTCGGTGACAGTCCGTCCAGCTCCGGAGTCGCAACAATGAATCGATGGCGCCTACCCCTCGTCGCCTGTTCGGTGATCCTCGGCCTCGCCGCACCCGGGGCGGCCCAGGCTGCGCCGGCGTCCTTACAGGCCACGCCGGCGGCGGCCGCGGTGTCCGATCCCGCCTCGCTGGTCAATCCGCTCCTCGGCACCTCGCACGAGGGCAACACCTTTCCCGGCGCCGATGCGCCGCTCGGCATGGTGCAGTGGAGCCCCGACACGCCGTCGCGACCGCCCGGGGGGGACTACGCGTATACCGACAAGGTTGTCACCGGCTTCAGTCTGAACCACCTGTCCGGGCCGGGCTGCGGAGCGATGGGGGACATCCCCGTCCTGCCGACCGTCGGCGGCGTCGACGGCGCCGCGACGGTCGGTTTCTCGCACGCCCACGAGTCGGCGAGCGCGGGAGCCTACTCGGTCGCCCTCGACAACGGCGTCACCACCGACCTGACCGCCACCGCCCGCTCCGGGATGGCGCGCTTCACGTTCCCCGCCACCACCCAGGCCAACCTGCTGTTCAAGCTGAACGCGGACAAGGCCGCCAATCTCCACTTCGACAAGGTCAGCGCCACCGAGGTCAGCGGCTCGGTGGACGTCGGCCTGTTCTGCGCGTCCAGCCCGTCGTACACCGCGTACTTCGACATGGTCTTCGACCGGCCGTTCGCGTCCACCGGTACGTTCGACGGCGGGGACTCGCTCACCTTCGACACCACGGGGAACCGCACGGTGCAGGCGAAGGTCGGCCTGTCCTACGTCTCGGTCGCCGGTGCCACCGCCAACCGGGTGGCGGAGAACCCGAACTGGGACTTCAACGCCGTCCGCACCGCCACCCACAACGCCTGGAACGGCGTCCTGGGCCGGGTCGCGATCGCCGGTGGCACCTCGGACCAGCAGAAGGTGTTCTACACCGCGCTCTACCATTCGCTGCTGCACCCGAACCTGGTGAGCGACAGTGACGGCAGGTACCGGGGCTTCGACCGGCAGGTGCACGCCGTCAGCGGCCGGCAGAAGGCGCAGTACGGCACCTACTCCGGCTGGGACATCTACCGCAGTCAGGCCCAGCTGGAGGCGCTGGTCGCTCCGCAGCAGGCGGCCGACAGCGCGCAGTCCCTGGTCAACGACTTCGCGCAGGGCGGCCAGCTGCCCAAGTGGTCGCTGAACTCGGCGGAGACCAACGTCATGAACGGCGATCCCGGTCCGGCCGTCATCGCCGACTACTACGCCTTCGGCGCACGGGACTTCGACACCGCCGC
The sequence above is drawn from the Kitasatospora sp. NBC_00315 genome and encodes:
- the tdh gene encoding L-threonine 3-dehydrogenase; protein product: MKALVKQKAEPGLWLTDVPKPAIGPGEVLIRVLRTGICGTDLHIRNWDGWAQQTIRTPLTLGHEFVGEVAEVGAAVADIGVGDLVSGEGHLVCGKCRNCLAGRRHLCRNTVGLGVGRDGAFAEYVALPAANVWVHRVPVDLDVAAIFDPFGNAVHTALSFPLVGEDVLITGAGPIGIMAAAVAKHAGARSVMITDVSPYRLDLARKVGVTLALNVAEHTIEEGQQQLGLREGFDVGLEMSGRPEAMQSMIANLTHGGRIAMLGLPAEDFPVDWARIVTSMITIKGIYGREMFETWYAMSVLLEGGLDLSPVITGRYPAADFEAAFDEAASGRCGKIILDWTV
- a CDS encoding glycine C-acetyltransferase, with the protein product MFDSVRDDIATTLDEIREAGLFKPERVIGTPQSAAVTVTAGGRPGEVLNFCANNYLGLADHPEILAAARDALDRWGYGMASVRFICGTQDVHKQLEERLSAFLGQEDTILYSSCFDANGGVFETLLDERDAVISDALNHASIIDGIRLSKARRHRYANRDLADLEKQLQATQDARRRLIVTDGVFSMDGYVAPLREICDLADRYDAMVMVDDSHAVGFVGPGGRGTPELHGVMDRVDIITGTLGKALGGASGGYVAARREIVALLRQRSRPYLFSNSLAPVIAAASLKVLDLVEESNELREKLSANTALFRSSMTEAGFDILPGDHPIAPVMIGDAAKAGRLAELLLERGVYVIGFSFPVVPHGAARIRVQLSAAHSTEDVQRVVAAFVDARAALGE
- a CDS encoding SDR family oxidoreductase, translated to MTRRWLVTGCSSGLGYALAEEVARSGDRVVATTRRPGALAPLLEEFPGRITEALVDVTDAEQCRAVVELAVERLGGLDVLVNNAGSGLFGAVEEVSDDELRAQLELLVVAPWRLTREVLPLMRAQGGGHVVNVSSLAGRTSFPGLAAYSAGKYALEGMSQALATEAAAFGVRVTVLEPGGFATRYGTSMRQAAAGVPAYGSVVGPMLDSLRGMERNDELNRPEDFAALVRRLVATSGTPLRLPVGEDAFGYLDVLEAAAATELADAKAFVRYPGEPRPAALAHTRADAAPEPV
- a CDS encoding LysR family transcriptional regulator translates to MIDARRLRTLRAVADHRTVTAAAAALYLTPSAVSQQLAALEQETGHDLLARDGRGVRLTAAGEILLRHADVVLAQLERAEADLAAYSAGVAGEVTVASFATGIALVLAPAIRALAAQAPGVRLKVLDAEGDASLPMLLDGRADLAVAVEYRGAPQADDLRLTRVPLYAEPFEAVLPLEHPLAAGGRPSVLTAGPGRTADSGPVAGSGPAASLVAPGVIDLADLAAEPWIGPYPGNPCHDVVLLACEHAGFQPRLVHSSDDFHAVLALASAGAGVALVPRSALRGADLSRVAVRPVDSALATRKVFAAVRAGAEGHPLLRPVLAALAEAAARTADRAAAGAG
- a CDS encoding helix-turn-helix transcriptional regulator; translated protein: MPITVDIDVMLARRKMSVGELAERVGITPANLAVLKNGRAKAVRFATLAALCEVLKCQPGDLLRWEAEDAAGG
- a CDS encoding DUF2975 domain-containing protein yields the protein MGKLTVRALRAVLVVLLAGTVFVQAGLVWALVGGNDPEDGSLPLTTLRVITILGMVTAQVALVSVWRLVAMVRRGTVFSPTAFRYVDAVIGAIVAAALVWFAVTAVNAPGQREDPGVTLIMGGVGMAVLGVALIVLVLRMLLAQAVARDVEATQMQAELDEVI